Genomic DNA from Danio rerio strain Tuebingen ecotype United States chromosome 5, GRCz12tu, whole genome shotgun sequence:
TTTAATAAACGTCCATTTCctactaacatttgagcgctggtAAGGTGAACAGTGGTGAAGAATAgagaactgatgaccttcaaggCCAATCACtgtaatttctgttgagcacataaacacaaaggctgcgtccgaaatcgcatacttccatactatatagtacgctaaagtCAGTATGCgaaccgagtagtatgtccgaattcacagAATTCGAAAATCCGTacgcaagaagtacccggatgactttctacttccggcgagattctgaagtgcacataccatgcacgctgcgctatcccatgatgccccgcaagagaattcattaatgggagtgaagtgacaaaactgacgcaggtaggtcacgtgaccatgacaaaatggcaaatgtagtacgtccgaattccattcatacttttcacattcatactgtatagaatgtacttttctaacggctgagtagtacgtttaaattcaaatgcagtacctattgaataggcggttttggacgcagctaAAGGCAAATCAGCGGTGTTTAGAACGCATTCAACATCGcccaaatgttagcgggaaatggacgtttttaaaatttcattacCAATTGGTACCAAACTcgatacaaaaaaatacataagagACTTTTTTAAATCACATAATTAACCCAAACCTCTGACTAGCAGTGTACACCTGAACAACTAAACTAAACCGAACTCACTGTTCAAAACTGAGGTGCttgtttttaaaatctgtttgGCATTCTGGTAATTGTATGAACACTAGCAGGTCTGCGAGGCCCGTCGGGTCTGATGGGCTTTGGCGCAGGTGGAGGTGTGCCGGTTGAAGCTGTCCCTCCACATGAAGCGCTTGGAGCACAAGCTGCACTCGTACGGTTTAATCCccgtgtggatcttcatgtgaccCACCAGGTGATGCTTCATCTTAAAGCTCTTTCCACAGACGGCACAACCGAACGGCCTCAGACCCAGATGCATGCTCATATGCCGGTCCCTTTGACTTTTATGCGTGAAGCTTTTGCCGCACTGACACGGATACAGCTTATAAACCACCGATGCAAACCCTGAGTGGGACGTCTGCTCACTGTCGGCAGGAGATTCATCTTTAGGACCATCTGTATTATTCCCATCCGCCTGAAGTTTCTCCTTGGACTCTGGATTAGAAAGCTCGTCTCCGGTTTGAGAAAACCCCTCCATGGAGCTCCCGTAGAAATCCAGAGGCTCTTCATAAGTGCAATCCCGATCCAGACACTCTGTTAACTTCTCGTCGAAACAATCTTCGACGGTGTTGCCGTTGTTTTCGTCAGAATCATTCGCAGTGTGTTCTGAGCCAAACAACCCACCGCAGGCTTCCCGAGTTTGCCTTTCCGCTTTAACGTGCACCTTCTTTCGATGTCCCATGATGCTCGGCGGCACATACGCGGGTCTAGAGCAGTGGCTTTCCATTGCGTCCGATCCATTCTCGCTGCTCTGCGCATCAGGAGACGAGCATCCGGCGCTTTCCAAGGCAGGAATAGTAATGCCATCATCCACTAGATCTTCAATATTATCCTCGTACACGTCACATTTCGGGGATGAGCTGTGCTCGAAGTTCCCTCCGCTGCTGTTTTTCTTGTTTCCAACCTCCAGTAGCTCGGTGCATTTATCCACCACATGCCACATCTGTAAAAAACTGGCGGCTGTAAGAAAGGACACCACTTCTCCAGACGGCACCGAAAGTCCTCCGGTGTAGCAGGATAAGAGGAGCTGCTCGAAAACGCACGGAGGCATGACGTCCGGGAGCACCACGCGAGCGCTGTTCTTCAGAAGCACCTGATCGCAGAAGTACGGCGAGCTTGCGGCCAGGACGGCGCGGTGGGCGCGAAACTGATGGCCGCCGATGGACACGATGAGGTCGCAGAGCTGGCCACGCTGCCTCTGCTGGTTCAGTTTCTTCAGGAGCGAGCAGGAGAAATCCGGGAACTCCACGTGGAAGGAGTTTGCATCAGCCTCCATGGTGACGTCAAAGTCTAGACGCTCTGAGAAAAAGGAAAGGATACTgcacttaattattttaaataagaggGTTATTTTACAGCTCTCAAGTAAGACAGTTCCAGTTAAAtccagctgatctctgggtctggcaggagcactttcagtttagcttagcatatgatcattgaatcggattagaccattagcatctcactcaaatgaCCAAAGATTTTCCATATTTCCATAATCGGAGTAAAGTTATGCTATTACATATTAAACTAGCATCAACATTTAAAGTTCAGCACATTAGAGATCAAGCTAACCCGCTATTGGGGCTGTGCAAATAATTGAAAATTTTGATttcggcttctaacgattatgaaaaaacattaatggAGATGATatgattattccatcatataccgccctTTCCAGTcttacacatttgttgctctgcaaagctcagtttcacgcgAAAATTACTAAAAGTTTGTGCTGTAAGAGGCTGAATTATCatgtgcatttgtttatatgacagaacatgtctttttgactcaagaaggtccatactgacttcaaaggcagatactgataagatcagggcctgttgtgtggactttgggggttttatgatgtggtcatatgttgattggtcagtttgaatgtcttgaatggctttagtcacatggtcaagaaagatacaaaataggtggtaaactcgagctctgtcttttttccttgccctctcttttcctggcctgtcttttcctggtctgctcctctcctcctctggagtctatcttctctgagggcctactcacactatgccattcgtaccgtgcccaggcccgtttcccggatcgtttgagaagtgtgagtgcgctgaatcgtgctcaagcacggttcacttggccggccctggcccggttggaagaggtgtgcctgagcgcggtacacttgggctttggcgcggtacgcttgtgtgtgagcgcaaaacgcgccaaagctcgaaaccgaaagcgagacgtgacttttaagggactgtttgatatggatttattaatcattcttactgttcagtgaacgcaaactgccgtagtttattaaagacgcaaactcctcacagcacgccagctgcgcgccttcagcagacctcattcctgcagcacgagagcttaatgattgtttatgagcgccaaaagtggcggatctgttcagtgaaatatctgactgcgtgtccccgcatccctaaggactgtttggcgaaatatttgactgcatgtcactgcatatcaaacgactgaaatgatataactagagaaatctccactgtgctgctgagtgagagcgtatggcaagccgttttagcatttaaaccttgttctgactatccataaatatatttagagatatctctaattatattttgactagtcataattataattcgactagtcagaatgacaattagatctgcaattacaattgtactagtacgaaatcagattggagatatctgcaaatatattatgactagtcatattcctccattgacttccattgaaaaatatttgcagatatctctaaatgagttttgactagtcaaaaatccaattcaagatatctacaactgtaattcgactattagtgaATTAATTAgagatcttcaaatatatttgtaaatatctctaaatatgataaattaaagacatctccaaatgtattatgactagtaaaaactcagagatatctctaattacaattgtgactagtcaaaactcagttagagatatctgcaaatatttttcaatggaagtcaatggaggaatatgactagtcataatatatttgcaaatatctccaatctgatttcgtactagtacaattgtaattgcacatatctctaattgttattctgactagtcgaattataattatgactagtcaaaatataattagagatatctctaaatatatttatggagtcagaacaaagatttaaatgctaaaaaggcttgccatagagagcgcttctgaacagcgcagcagcgatgacgtaagcgtgccgaggcccgatatggtgtgagcgcgggccgtcgggggagacaggaggggggacaatcgtgctttggcccggttcgaggcaactgtacctagtgtgagtacggcctgactctactgcaatcaggctaacttctgggcctgctctctttgtctctctctccctccctctgtgtctctccttctacctctggtaactttaattttacatttaagctgggtacaatttttatcatatgttttattatttcatattttatcattttatacagtattttgtaattaattcagttgtaaccataaagcattattgtcattaaatcatctcattttcaagtatttgtgaattacttttgattcaacattaacatttaattgttccatattgcaatacaatacaatcacataatatcaacgctctcccacatttatagctattaatagtgcccttatttccgtttttggtatgagattgcaaaAGAACGGTTTGACTAGATATGTACagtttttttaccatcatgctgatcactttttagtcgctcggcagaactacagttcaaaccgctgtggttaaaacccattcttacacaGCACAGGATGCGCATCATACATTGATGTACAGTTgacatcaaaattattagcccccccaattttatggtcaaaatgggcactttaagctattttttcccgatagtctaaaagaacaaaccattgttatacaataacttgcctaattaccctaacctgcctatttaacttaattaacctagttaagcctttaaatgtcactttaagctgtatagaagtgtcttgaaaaatatctagtcaaatattatttactgtcatcatagcaaagataaaatatatcagttattagagatgagttattaaaactattatgattagaaatgtgttaaagaaatctctctgttaaacagaaataggggaaaaaataaacaggggggctgataattcaggggggctaataattctgacttcaactgtatattcgaatcatttatgtttttaaaagcgtGGAAGAGACCGCATGCTGTTGCATGTATGCGCTCAGCCTCAGAGACGAGCAAATGTGTGGCAAAACGCAGTGTTAGGTAATTACTTATAGAAAcagagaaaatccctcactgctcttgactgaaggacttttgtagctataatTAAACTTTCTttcttacgcctgtttcacaccgcaagcgtcagcggcgcgtgagcagagcgtgagcagcgcgtatgtcgagcagtagcagcacgcaggcgtttgcctttcacaccagctgcgtctgcagcgcgcagctcttcggcagctgctgcagagatcaacctatctctgtctattctatctagttacccatgtctctctatatacaaatacactttttaaacttttcatctgtccagcggcagaataacagctcgttaattcatgcttgtgcagatgatgagacggacaaaagttaccaatgcatgccattcttttacttattttcgtgttgtcagattcacagtgcaaacagttcccggtaggaataactcgagtgaacataaaacaaagccgattaaaactttcttcctctgctcagctgcacagcacacagcgagctcacataatccagcatgcgtgtcgaactacactacccaaaatacacttcgctatggactacaaatcccgtaaatattctatttcccctctcctacaacactagtgtgcaacttaagcaaaactgatactaaaattgttttacatttggttttgtagttcgggcctaaataaatgtttgttgccgtttttaatcgttttaagttcatttgaatgactatatgtaTACCATTTGACGTTATCAacgtatttattgggtaaaattgctactttttactgtcattcattgtgttttggtcattatcaatgcactgtcactttaattgagcgtgagcagcgcgtcaaaaatagacccagcgccgaaactatcgctgcactgctgcttcggcgacgctcacgcctcgcactgacgcgctgctgctgcgtgcggtatgaaagctctaatctgttaacatggacgccgaaaacacacgctctgctcacgcgccgctgacgcttgcggtgtgaaacaggcgttacagtgaagatgcttaaagcacagtttgtttctgatttttattctattgcatttattttaattttcctatgtacagggaggaaaataactgtatatatacaattgaagtcagaattattatccctgctgaattattagcgaccctttcccccccaatttctgcttaacggaaagattttttttcagcacatttctaatcataatagttttaatacctcatttctaataactgatttatttaatctttgccatgatgacaataaataatatttaactttatatttttcaagatacaaactagggctgtgcaattaatcgaaattccggtttcgatttcggcttctaaaaaagcattaatcgagataagcGATTAtcgcatcatataccgccccctttccagctgtacacaagtgttgctcttaaaagcgagAAGGACCGCGTGCTTGTGTGTGCGGCGCGCactcagtcagaagcatgcggtcagctttcggtctcattcgcacactgtgaCGAGCAGAGCgtagacatctaaagtcatcttatcGTGAGCGCTttatggtcaaataggtgtcaaaacgcggcgtttagtgattattcatattaaccctcatttgtgtaataaacaaatgagttgagaatcaaaagacatgtgaaagagaaatcTTTAAAGTGAAAccgcgcaatattcctgctgccgactggtTTCATCCCTAATCAAACaacaaggagaaaatccctcactgctcttgactgaaggactgctgttgctaaagtgtttttcttacagtgaagatgcttaaagcacagtttgtttcatattttaattctattgtatttatttctctttcctttgcagagtggaaaataactgtgtatatgcagttgaagtcagaattattagccctcctgaatattagcaacccttttcctccccattttttgtttaatggaaagaagcctttttttccaatttatttctgaacataacagttttgatatctcatttctaataactgatttcttttatctttgctatgatgacattacattatattttactagatatatttcaaaatacaagcattcagattcaaagtgtgattcaaaggcttaattaggcaagtcattgtataacagtagtttcttctgcaatcaaaaatatattgcttgagggggctaataatattgaccttaaaataggtttcaaaatatttaaacctgcttttattctggccgaaataaaacaaataagcctttcttcagaagaaaaaatattagaggaaatactgttaaaattccttgctctgttaaacaccatttgggaaatatttcttaaaaaaaaaaaaaaaagaagaataataaCTGACTTCACctgataatcgttttaaataattgtgattatgatttttcccaaaatcgagcagccatatgcccacctataatatgtatattatatatactagtatttttaacacatttatagttatgtggtggcacagagttagacctctttcttgacttcacacagaaacagcaacgcgtgcagcatgacatcactttctcgcagagacgctattggttaaatgccggcaaagtagaacactgAGGCAGCGAAAAGCgcaagtatgtctgcggtctggagatattataaagttgatgaaaattggagattttttttttgacaatttcaaGTTGTCAACTAAAACCACACTTTTAAGATTTCCAGAAGTTTtttgtataacaaataaaattagagAGGTATCATTTAAACTTGTTCCTCGTATTTATCCTGTAAAACAGGTAATTGCAAAATTTTGTAAAGATgttgatttaaaatgtgttttctgtaATGCTGAAAAGGAGagtattgttcatttgttttatgaTTGTATTTATACACAATTGTTTTGGTGTGATCTTTTCTTTTTTGCTAGGCAGAGTATGAATATTGAATTAGAATtcaaagaaaaatgttttattttt
This window encodes:
- the zbtb43 gene encoding zinc finger and BTB domain-containing protein 43 (The RefSeq protein has 1 substitution compared to this genomic sequence), whose product is MEADANSFHVEFPDFSCSLLKKLNQQRQRGQLCDLIVSIGGHQFRAHRAVLAASSPYFCDQVLLKNSARVVLPDVMPPCVFEQLLLSCYTGGLSVPSGEVVSFLTAASFLQMWHVVDKCTELLEVGNKKNSSGGNFEHSSSPKCDVYEDNIEDLVDDGITIPALESAGCSSPDAQSSENGSDAMESHCSRPAYVPPSIMGHRKKVHVKAERQTREACGGLFGSEHTANDSDENNGNTVEDSFDEKLTECLDRDCTYEEPLDFYGSSMEGFSQTGDELSNPESKEKLQADGNNTDGPKDESPADSEQTSHSGFASVVYKLYPCQCGKSFTHKSQRDRHMSMHLGLRPFGCAVCGKSFKMKHHLVGHMKIHTGIKPYECSLCSKRFMWRDSFNRHTSTCAKAHQTRRASQTC